In the genome of Aedes aegypti strain LVP_AGWG chromosome 2, AaegL5.0 Primary Assembly, whole genome shotgun sequence, the window ATTCTAAGCTATATTTGTGAAGAAATCGCGCGATATAAAAAAGGGAAATCTATGAAGATAATTCCTTATAACAGTTCCTTGGTATTAACTGGCGTGATTTCTTTAGGAAACCGATTTGACAATACTTGAATTTGATACAAATGAAGTTCCTATGGGTATTCATGAGGAaatctggaggatttttttaaggctagatagcccgtcattcgttttggcaacaatgatgacttttgagcttgcatttcaaagtgataaaactcagtcttgatagtttatattgacttgaaaaagtatcactgtacgcgctaacatgcataaagaacgctgatactttttcagctgagccagtgcaaaaccaactgaatttctttgattcgaaatcgtaagATTaattaacaacaatcatcaacgacgcgtacaaatctcaatgacggcctacttcgccttaaagaattaatgaaaaaatcttaaaaaaaatcctattgaATCTCTGAAATCATTTATGAAAGAATTCTTAGAAGTTTGTTCTAGCTGAAATTCTAGAATTATATCTAATACGTCGTTACTGGATTTTCTGGAGGGGACCTTAAAAAAATTTTTCATTGATTACCTTGGTCGAATACTTAGAGGTATTGCTTGAAAGAATGCCTGGAGCAACCAATGAAGGAATTCTTAtgcaatttctgaaataattttagCAGGAAACTCTGGAGATGTTCTCAGAGGAACATTTGTAGGAATTTCAAGATAAATATCCTAGtagaaaatatctaaaaaagcCCCGTAGAAATTTCAAGAGGCATCAGCGGATGAATCTTTGGACGGATTCTCGGTGGAATCATTAatcgatcaaaaaaaaaatcgcgtcTAAAGGTCAAGGACATGATTTATTAGGTGGTAATTTTCAACTCGACAAATGCATGATAATTCCATGAAATGCATCATAATTCCATGAAATCAGACAAACAATTTGTTCCCCCATgagggaaaaaaataatttgactaATCCCACATTTGCTTCCCAATTCAGCTTTcagatttcaattcaaatggcaTGTTCAATCGATTTTTGATACTTTTGAGGTTTTCTCTACCTTCGCATATTAATCACTGTGCGATTCAGTTTTAAGCtcaacaattttcattttatataagcgaatataaaaatatttatccaCATTTTCATGCTTAAAAGATAATCTTTAATTCAAACGTGATGTTGTCATTATCATAACACAtatttccattttcattttaacTCCTACACATTTAAATCTATCGATAATAATCATCTAACCTAACCTAAACTAACCCCAGGATTGGCAGAAAGAAATGTAAAAATGTTCATTCGTAGTACGATATTATGAATTACAGGTCTTTATGAAGATCCAAGCGCCATATTCAAAGGATGGAAGGAAAACCCCGTTGAATTTGATTCTGTTTTCAACCGAAGCCAAACAACATATAGTTGGGGGAGTCCCGATATTttgtcaattttctcaaacgAAATGAACTCCGAAAAAATTTTTGCTGACAGTTATCCAGCTGAAGTAGAACAATTTTCGAAAAGTTCAAATACCAGTGTCCTTGATATGTGGGTATTTGAGaaagtgaaacatttttttgagaaaactgaAAATATCGAAATCCTCACATCGAAGAAAAAAGTAATACTTTTCCTACATTTATTGGGAATGGACACATCAGGTCATGTACATAAACCATATTCAAGGTGAGGCATCCAAAGAATTATTTTCCAAtgtcaacaaattcaatgtgCAGTTCCAATGAAGTCTTTTCACAGATAACCTTATCATCGTCGACCATGGTATTGAGACGATTGTCCAGTTAATTGATCGTGTAACTAACCATGATCAAAAAACAACATACATCTTCACATCAGATCATGGAATGACAGATAAAGGATCACATGGATCTGGACATCCGGTTGAAACTGAAACACCATTCGTGGCTTGGGGAGCGGGTATTCGACATTGGAAGAATGCTTGGATTGAAGATACTGCGTAAGTATTTACAAGAGAAAAAATATAGACCACAATCTTGAGtttcaaatagttttcaaaaTCAGTTATGTTATTGCGCATTTGTCAACAAATGAAAATTATGGGTTAGGAAAAGGGTTGCTCAGTGTCATTTTTCAGCATTCTTCACATTTGTTCATGACATGCATAATTTTATCAGGTGAGGAGCATGTagctgagatttttacgtcacTAGCCTGACCTATAGGCGCAAAAGTCATAAGCCTTAATGACACAAGTCTGAAATTGTCATAAGCCTCAAGCTttctttcttaaatattttgtttttcattgaatttcCTTGTTTGATCATCGAATCAATTgtatatttataaaatatgtctttccttttttgaaaacaaactgtTCTTTCATGTTATTTTAACGCTGGCTATTGTTTCTGCTTCCAAAattgttctaaacacgttttggacaatgAGGCATTTATATTCactaatttatgaattttggtttttgatttttatatattttgtttaccTTTCCTAtccttttacattttttaacccttctgattactgatttttagcaataataaaaattcaagcttttccaataatttagaaaatataagttttttttttttgctgtagattttttatttgttttatgttccggaaaaacaggtttgaaattattttaataccaccggtttttcttctgtgataggttgattatagaaaaatataaaaggtacacATAAAAAACTGTGCTAAAAACCACCATTTTAGCTGattacgcccattcttaaaactaccatggaatttcagaacaAATTATTATGTTTATGGGACCATCCACCaccattttcatcaatttgattTCATCTAAAGACATAATAAAATCAAGTGCatatctggtctgctgaaaattgccggtgcgagcgcttaagtgaaccccttaaggtgattatgaaacgaagccaaactttaaattttcaagagcacaagactggagaatctgacaacagttcgcgttgaaaatcaatcaaattacttgcttgctggtggtgaccaatgggataaattttcaacgcggaatGCTGTTTgcttctccagtcttgtgctcttgaaaatttgaattgtggcttcgttctataatcaccttaaaatggtagttttaacCGCACAATTGTTTTGCTTGTGCGATTTTTTATATGACAAATTAACTGAAAAGATATTGcggttattttgaaaattttcagtgCTGCGGTaaccgccaagttctaccgcagctgtcaaagttctaccgcaggttTAAAAATCATTAtatcattgaacgaaaccatctaatcaaagtatgTTAGTACAGtccaaagcattgaaaaatagcCTATCGATAATGCTTTGTGAAAAACAGTACTGTGatagctgcggtagctttctgttcaaccatAGAACGAAAAgttatctttaaaatttcaacacacaaaattccaaagtgtaccccgtctaaagtcggggttgggtattagagggttaaaacaaAATACTACTATTTATTAaacatatgatttttattaACAGCAAAAACGCGATCATTGACGGTGTAATCGTTCCAAGGTGGGATATGAATCAAGCCGATGTTGCGCCCTTGTTATCGTCTCTTCTTGGCCAAGCTATTCCTAAGAACAGTTGTGGTAAACTACCTAAGCAGTATTTGAATGCTAGTGATGTAAATATTCgattattttgataatttcattcCAACCAAATAGAAATATATGACAAATTTTCAGATGTACGTAGCAGAGTTCATGCggaaaaattttgagcaactttaTCAACAGTATGATCATTACAAATATCAATCTAGTCAGAAACTATTTCAGTGGAATATTCCCAAAAAAGAGTCGGATTATGCTACGATAATCAGCAAATTGAAAAATGACATGGAATCAGTTTATCGGGCAAAAAACTTCAAACAAGTGGTATAATTTGTGAATATagtaaatttattttgcattgaATTTCTATAACAGTTTTGTATATTTACAGATAGCACTATGCGATGTCCTCATAGATGTTACATTGGAAGCGATTGAGTTCTATCAAACATATTATAAACACGAACTACTGTTAATGCTAACGATCGCAATGATTGGTTGGATTTTGATAGTACTGAGCAAAGTTTTCGTTTTTGAACCGGTGTTTTCTAAGATCAGTCGTAAACTGATTTGGGGAGGATTTGTTTGTGTTATTTTAATAATTGGGTATAATATTCGTgagtattcttttttttttgtcgtatATTTGGGAACctcatttaaaacatttttttttcattttagtgCAAAGAACTCCAAAAACAGTTATATTCTACTTTGTGCTACCAGTATTTCTTTGGATTCCTGTGCTGGCTTCGTGGAAAACCTACATCAGAGTCATCAACATGAAAGTAATTGGACAATCTGTGATATTTGTTGGATGTGCAGAAATATGTGTAAGTATTTCAAGATTGAGTCAATAtactaccatcagtgcaccagtaccCGCTCAtattccagtagcccgctcacactgATGAAAGATAAGTTTaaacaaagtaaatttgaaaactacTTACTAGACGATCGACAAATTGAATCATATTGTGGACAATTTTTTATGTACGTATTTAAATTACCTTACTTTTTAAACGTGTGAGCGGGCTAAAGACACgaacacgttaatgcttccagtgggctactggaacatgagcgggtaCTGGTACGTTGACGGTATGTACTGTTGCATCTTTCATGATTATTCAACGTCTTTCATAATTATTTAacattaaacaaattttcttttttaacaCAACAATTACACACCCAAAAACTCTGAAATGTACACGACACGTAAACTTTCCAAATTAAGCTTataatcttgagtgaaactgaaagtagagatgtaccgaactgcccataaatgcatgtcagtcccatgtttgctgggttTCCTATgtacatgggacaattatgcgtttatgggcagcgAATATTTGGCCGATTATGtcgatttttacaaatattcgcTCGAATAAACGAAATAGTAAccgaataataacaaaataccGTAATGTGCCGTAATTCAGCACACCCTGAATCCGCGcgtttttatatatttcttaaaatttggAAATAATTGTTAATGATACTTTAAAGTGTAATTGTGATATACAGttatgttcagaataatagtagtgaaagccgattttcata includes:
- the LOC5569975 gene encoding GPI ethanolamine phosphate transferase 1, with the protein product MNSEKIFADSYPAEVEQFSKSSNTSVLDMWVFEKVKHFFEKTENIEILTSKKKVILFLHLLGMDTSGHVHKPYSSLFTDNLIIVDHGIETIVQLIDRVTNHDQKTTYIFTSDHGMTDKGSHGSGHPVETETPFVAWGAGIRHWKNAWIEDTAKNAIIDGVIVPRWDMNQADVAPLLSSLLGQAIPKNSCGKLPKQYLNASDMYVAEFMRKNFEQLYQQYDHYKYQSSQKLFQWNIPKKESDYATIISKLKNDMESVYRAKNFKQVIALCDVLIDVTLEAIEFYQTYYKHELLLMLTIAMIGWILIVLSKVFVFEPVFSKISRKLIWGGFVCVILIIGYNILQRTPKTVIFYFVLPVFLWIPVLASWKTYIRVINMKVIGQSVIFVGCAEICVIAFFQRSVLSLFLLGNTIYLSYHLKRNNSGSLLLSIIASNIALAIFPILPVVEKDSNHPWLLVFGVLLWSVANTMVNIKYTENYMFRCMQCVVCWSFAVNLLISIYMIETGIDLSWMNRTLSWLFLVISFVIPFTTSTTIVIRLMAITINYAVPFMILSLSYEPLFLFAFSVSMFSWLLAENEIATYSQKITKLSFLYEITQNKPVDFGDFRRALTFVLYILVSFFGTGNMATVSSFDPNWVRLLVSTFSPFLMASLIIMKLLIPILVAVCCLKSLQIITKVKAQTLFLLIFVVCDLMCLHFFYLIKNKGSWLEIGSSISHFVIMECTTIVLIILYGCATLMTEFSFVGNKNNQKYATYELPYDSKNQ